The DNA sequence GAGCTTGCTGTCGGCCTCGGCGCTCATGCGCTCGGCCTCGGCGCGCGCGCCGTCGATGCCGGCGATGCGCTTGGCGCGGAGCTTCAAGTACGGCTGGAACAACAGCTTGTTGGCGGCGAAGAACATCACCGCGAACAGGACGAACTGGATGATGATCGTCCCGTCGATGTCGATCAGGGGCTGGTTGCCTGCAACCACCTCGACCAGCGTCGGTTCCATTGTAACCTCTTGAAAATCCTAGCGTCCAGGCGTTTTGCCTCGGCGCGGGGCGCTTATACGGTGGGCCCCGCCGTACTGTCAACCCAGGGATGCCGCGGCCCTGGACGATCGCCTGCGACAATCCGACGCACACGCCCGCTACACCCATATATGGCGGCGGGTTGGGGCGAGCCCGCGGGGTCTGCGGCGATCGCTGATCCCTGCGGATTCATTTTCACCGCGAATGGTCCTCAACCAGGCCGGATCTTGCCGGGTCCCCACCTGCGGCGGAGCCCGCGCCCTTCAGCCCTCCGGCAACAGCGTCGCGACGGCGAGGGCGACCTCGGGCAGACCGGCGACCGTCAGCGTCGCGTCGGATCCCACGGTCATCACGCGGCGGTACTCGCCGTCGATCGGATCGGTGTGGACATGGACCGCGCGGTGGACGAGATCGACGACCCAGTAGGTCGGCACGCCGCCACGGGCGTACGCGCGGGCCTTGGGCCCGAGGTCGTAGGCCAGCCGTGAGCGCGACACCTCGACCACCAGCACCGCGGAGCGCGGTCGCTGTGGCCGCGCGGTCGCGGCGACCACGGCCACATCGGGCTCGGGCAGGGACCAGTCGGAGACCGCGAGGCCGCTGTGCGAATACACCATCCACGCGTCGCCGAGCGCACGACTCAGGTGACGCGCCAGCACGGCGACGACCCACGCGTGGGTCTCCCCTTGTGGGCTCATGACGACCAGCTCGCCGTCGAGCAGCTCGATCGGCTCATCCTCGAACGCCCCGAGGTCGATCAGCTGCTCGAACTCCACGCGCTTGAGGCCGCGCACCGGCGGCCGCGCGTCGGCTCCACCTGTCCGGTCCTGCATCGTCCCGACCATACCACCTCCCCATCGAGCCACGCTCCAGCAATCCACGCGCCACGGCCAACCGCGCGGATCGTCGTCGCACGATGTCCGGATCCCGGACGAATGGCCGAGGCTCGGCCGGCGCACGCCGGACCTCGGTCGCTGGCGCATGTCCGGCGGCGTGATGGCACGCGGCGCGATCGATGCGTCGGACGACGGCGCCGGTCGGTGCGCGCCGCGTCCGGCCTCCCGGCGCGGGTGACGCGGCCGCCGAAGCCGCCGGCGCCTTGACCCGCGCCGCGTCGGCGTGCGGTCGCAGCGCGGCGCACCGAGGCCGGGTCGCCGACGCCGCGACGGCAAGCGGGTACCGCCGGCGGCGCTTCGATGCCACCCTGGGGCATGGCCAAGAAGCGGATCACCTCGGTGCGGCTCGTCGATGGCGCGCCCGCGACCGGCTGGCAGCCCAGCGACATCGCGCGGGTCACGTGGCAGGAGGACGGCGGGATGTTCCCCGCCGACCACCCCGCCGACAAGGTCGCGCGCGCGATCAACGCCGGCGAGCAGTACTACGTGCGCGCCGCCGACGGCACCGACACCCCGGTCGCGACCAAGCTGCGCCACGGCGCGTACTCGCTCGTCGCCCCGGCCGAGCCGGCCGACCCCGCCCTGCCCGATCGCCTGACCGCGCTGCCGACGTACTGAGCCTCAGAGGGTCCGGCGCGGCGCTACGCGCCGATCGCCTCGACGACCGCGACGTCGGCGGGGTCGAGCGTGATCACGAGCGCGGTCAGGTCGGCGCGCAGGTGCTCGGCCGAGCTGCTGCCGGTCAGCGGCAGCATGCCGACGGTCCGCGCGAACGCGAACACCGTCTGGGACGGGTCGAGCCCGCGGCGGCGGCCGACCGCGGCGAGCCGCGGGCTGGTCAGCTCGCGCTGGTTGGCGGTGAGCAGCGAGAACCCCTGGTAGGTCACGCCGTGGGCGGCGCACGCCGCGCGCACCTCGCGGTCCCAGCCCATGCGCGCGTAGCAGCGGTTCTGGACGAACGTCGGCGCGATCCGCGCGCTGGCGACCAGCGCGGTGAGCTGATCGGCGCTGATGTTCGACACGCCGAGGTGGCGCACCCGGCCGGCGTCGTGGAGCGCCTCCATCGCGGTCCACACCTCGCGATCCTCCGGCCGCCAGCCGAGCGCGGACCACGGGCCGTGCAACACGTAGCTGTCGATCACGTCGGTCCCGAGGTGGCTGCACGAGCTGGCGAACGACTGTGCGACCTGATCGGGGAGCGGCGCCGCAGGGTCGTACGGGAGCCGCTCGTCCTGGCCGCGCGCGTAGGTGAACTTGGTCTGCAGGAACAGCTCGGCGCGCGGGACGCCCGCCTGCGCGATCGCCTCGCCGACGGCGGCCTCGACGTAGTGCTTGCGCTGGTTGGCGGTGTCGATGCCGCGGAAGCCCGCGGCCAGCGCCTGCGCGGTCAGCGCCGCGGTGCGCTCCTCCTTCCAGGCGGTGCCGTACAGGATCGGCGGGACGGGGGCGCGCGCGGTCGGCATGGGTCCACGCTACACCGAGCGCCGAGGACCGGCGCCCGTTCCCGCGTCCGGCTCCGGCGCCCGTTCCGGCTCCGGCTCCGGTTCCGGCTCCGGTTCCCGTTCCGGCTCCGGCTCCGGTTCCGGTTCCGGCTCCGGCTCCGGTTCCGGTTCCGGCGTGGGCGCCAGCAGCCGTCTTCCGATCGGCCGACACCCGGCCCGCCTGCCAGCTCCCGATCGGCTGACACCCGGCGCGCCGCCAGCTCCCGACCCTCGGCCGCCAGCTCCCGATCGGCCGCCAGCTCCCGATCGGCTGACACCCGGCGCGCGGCCAGCTCCCGATCGGCTGACACCCGGCGCGCGCCAGCCAGCTCCCGATCGGCTGACACCCGGCGCGCCGCCAGCTCCCGATCGGCCGGCCAGCTCCCGATCGGCTGACACCCGGCGTCCCGCCATCGTCCGATCGGCTGACACCCGGCGTCCCGCCATCGTCCGATCGGCTGACACCCGTCGTGCCGGACACCCGTCGTGCCGGCGATCACGGGCGGGTGGCCGCGGCGCCGCGGATTCTGGGGTAGCGTGTGCCGGTGCGCTTCGTCGTCGCCACGCTGATCGCGCTGGTCGCGGTCACCGCCGCGCCCGCGGCCCGCGCCGATTGCACCCTGGCCCTCGCCGACGCGCCGTGCCTGACCCCGTGGCTCGATCAGGGCGCGCCGATGCCGTGGCGCGCGCCGGCGCCGCCGCCCGATCATCGCGGGCGCGCGGCCGCGGTGGTCGGCGGGCTGTACGTCGGCTTCAGCGCGTGGGCCTACCTGGCGTGGTACCGCGACGTCGAGTCGCTCGACGAGTTCGGCGTCGGCGGCGACGGCTGGTTCGGGCGCAACACCTACGCCGGCGGCGCCGACAAGCTCGGCCACGCCTGGGCCACGTACACGCTC is a window from the Myxococcales bacterium genome containing:
- a CDS encoding Uma2 family endonuclease — protein: MQDRTGGADARPPVRGLKRVEFEQLIDLGAFEDEPIELLDGELVVMSPQGETHAWVVAVLARHLSRALGDAWMVYSHSGLAVSDWSLPEPDVAVVAATARPQRPRSAVLVVEVSRSRLAYDLGPKARAYARGGVPTYWVVDLVHRAVHVHTDPIDGEYRRVMTVGSDATLTVAGLPEVALAVATLLPEG
- a CDS encoding aldo/keto reductase, with the protein product MPTARAPVPPILYGTAWKEERTAALTAQALAAGFRGIDTANQRKHYVEAAVGEAIAQAGVPRAELFLQTKFTYARGQDERLPYDPAAPLPDQVAQSFASSCSHLGTDVIDSYVLHGPWSALGWRPEDREVWTAMEALHDAGRVRHLGVSNISADQLTALVASARIAPTFVQNRCYARMGWDREVRAACAAHGVTYQGFSLLTANQRELTSPRLAAVGRRRGLDPSQTVFAFARTVGMLPLTGSSSAEHLRADLTALVITLDPADVAVVEAIGA